A single genomic interval of Homo sapiens chromosome 7, GRCh38.p14 Primary Assembly harbors:
- the TAS2R39 gene encoding taste receptor type 2 member 39, with protein MLGRCFPPDTKEKQQLRMTKLCDPAESELSPFLITLILAVLLAEYLIGIIANGFIMAIHAAEWVQNKAVSTSGRILVFLSVSRIALQSLMMLEITISSTSLSFYSEDAVYYAFKISFIFLNFCSLWFAAWLSFFYFVKIANFSYPLFLKLRWRITGLIPWLLWLSVFISFSHSMFCINICTVYCNNSFPIHSSNSTKKTYLSEINVVGLAFFFNLGIVTPLIMFILTATLLILSLKRHTLHMGSNATGSNDPSMEAHMGAIKAISYFLILYIFNAVALFIYLSNMFDINSLWNNLCQIIMAAYPASHSILLIQDNPGLRRAWKRLQLRLHLYPKEWTL; from the coding sequence ATGCTAGGGAGATGTTTTCCTCCAGACACCAAAGAGAAGCAACAGCTCAGAATGACTAAACTCTGCGATCCTGCAGAAAGTGAATTGTCGCCATTTCTCATCACCTTAATTTTAGCAGTTTTACTTGCTGAATACCTCATTGGTATCATTGCAAATGGTTTCATCATGGCTATACATGCAGCTGAATGGGTTCAAAATAAGGCAGTTTCCACAAGTGGCAGGATCCTGGTTTTCCTGAGTGTATCCAGAATAGCTCTCCAAAGCCTCATGATGTTAGAAATTACCATCAGCTCAACCTCCCTAAGTTTTTATTCTGAAGACGCTGTATATTATGCAttcaaaataagttttatattcttaaatttttgtaGCCTGTGGTTTGCTGCCTGGCTCAGTTTCTTCTACTTTGTGAAGATTGCCAATTTCTCCTACCCCCTTTTCCTCAAACTGAGGTGGAGAATTACTGGATTGATACCCTGGCTTCTGTGGCTGTCCGTGTTTATTTCCTTCAGTCACAGCATGTTCTGCATCAACATCTGCACTGTGTATTGTAACAATTCTTTCCCTATCCACTCCTCCAACTCCACTAAGAAAACATACTTGTCTGAGATCAATGTGGTCGGTCTGGCTTTTTTCTTTAACCTGGGGATTGTGACTCCTCTGATCATGTTCATCCTGACAGCCACCCTGCTGATCCTCTCTCTCAAGAGACACACCCTACACATGGGAAGCAATGCCACAGGGTCCAACGACCCCAGCATGGAGGCTCACATGGGGGCCATCAAAGCTATCAGCTACTTTCTCATTCTCTACATTTTCAATGCAGTTGCTCTGTTTATCTACCTGTCCAACATGTTTGACATCAACAGTCTGTGGAATAATTTGTGCCAGATCATCATGGCTGCCTACCCTGCCAGCCACTCAATTCTACTGATTCAAGATAACCCTGGGCTGAGAAGAGCCTGGAAGCGGCTTCAGCTTCGACTTCATCTTTACCCAAAAGAGTGGACTCTGTGA